Proteins encoded together in one Oncorhynchus nerka isolate Pitt River linkage group LG19, Oner_Uvic_2.0, whole genome shotgun sequence window:
- the LOC115147011 gene encoding 5-hydroxytryptamine receptor 1A-beta-like gives MEERNNTTAAWFPFDFQNETSTADAEIKLSSQIFTSFLLAVLILCAVFGNACVVAAIALERNLQNVGNYLIGSLAVTDLMVSVLVLPMAALYQVLNRWTLGQVPCDIFISLDVLCCTSSILHLCAIALDRYWAITEPIEYMKKRTPRRAAVLISVTWLVGFSISVPPMLIMRSQPSSKAEDIANPEQCMISRDPWYTIYSTFGAFYIPLILMLVLYGRIFKAARFRIMRTVRKTEKKKVSDSCLALSPALFDKRTNGDPSKSWKRSVEPKPTPCVNGAVKHGDLLEIIEVQSNSKNNLPLPNNPNSEPLFESRQDKNMEAKRKMAMARERKTVKTLGIIMGTFIFCWLPFFIVALVMPFCQSCQMPKWLEDVINWLGYSNSLLNPIIYAYFNKDFQSAFKKIIKCHYCKT, from the coding sequence ATGGAGGAAAGAAACAACACTACGGCCGCATGGTTTCCATTTGATTTTCAAAACGAAACCTCGACAGCTGATGCAGAGATTAAACTAAGTTCCCAAATCTTCACCTCCTTTCTTCTTGCCGTACTTATCCTCTGTGCCGTGTTTGGGAACGCGTGTGTGGTTGCAGCCATCGCCCTGGAGAGAAATCTTCAGAATGTAGGGAACTATCTGATTGGGTCTCTGGCCGTGACTGATCTGATGGTATCGGTTCTGGTGTTGCCCATGGCGGCCCTTTACCAAGTCTTAAACAGGTGGACTCTCGGACAGGTACCATGTGACATTTTCATCTCTTTAGATGTGTTATGTTGTACATCATCTATACTGCACCTTTGCGCCATCGCCTTGGACAGGTACTGGGCCATTACCGAACCTATAGAGTATATGAAGAAGAGGACGCCCAGAAGAGCGGCGGTTCTGATCAGTGTCACCTGGTTAGTCGGGTTTTCCATCTCTGTTCCACCCATGTTGATCATGCGTTCCCAGCCGAGTAGTAAAGCGGAGGACATAGCTAATCCCGAGCAGTGCATGATAAGTCGAGACCCCTGGTACACAATCTACTCGACATTCGGCGCGTTCTACATTCCGTTGATACTCATGTTGGTCTTATATGGACGGATATTCAAAGCTGCCAGGTTTAGAATCATGAGAACAGTGCGTAAAACAGAGAAAAAGAAAGTGTCTGATTCTTGTTTGGCACTGTCCCCTGCTCTTTTCGACAAGAGGACCAACGGGGACCCGAGTAAAAGCTGGAAGAGGAGCGTGGAGCCCAAACCAACCCCCTGCGTAAACGGTGCGGTCAAGCACGGCGATTTGTTGGAGATTATCGAGGTTCAGAGCAACTCAAAAAACAACCTGCCACTCCCCAACAACCCCAATTCCGAGCCGCTCTTTGAGAGCAGACAAGATAAGAACATGGAGGCAAAGAGAAAGATGGCCATGGCCAGAGAGCGCAAGACTGTGAAGACGCTGGGTATAATTATGGGCACTTTTATCTTTTGCTGGTTACCTTTCTTTATTGTCGCCCTGGTAATGCCCTTTTGCCAGTCGTGCCAAATGCCAAAGTGGCTCGAGGACGTCATTAACTGGCTCGGGTACTCCAACTCTCTACTGAACCCCATCATTTACGCATATTTCAACAAAGACTTCCAAAGTGCCTTTAAGAAAATAATAAAATGTCACTACTGCAAAACATAA